The proteins below come from a single Papaver somniferum cultivar HN1 chromosome 11, ASM357369v1, whole genome shotgun sequence genomic window:
- the LOC113325303 gene encoding uncharacterized protein LOC113325303 produces the protein MDLLVSLRFRMDKSWMSTDRTKKRYREGVAAFLRYAVNHLKEEGETYDEFLMLCPCTDCLNLCACSVGDIEDHLFVNGIDQTYTIWNKHGEKDEAITSSSPVNVNNGMHAEFEMGTPTDAPDEDFGMGTPTDAPDTIDMMQDAEEFADDPIKFKKLLENAENPLYEGCPNFTKLSAIVQLFKLKSKHGASDMFFNELLPLLKDMLPKEGNLMARSTYQAKKILKAMGSGYTKIHAYINNCILYWNEYKDEKVCPTCKAPRWKVDRDGKVYENVPTKVLWYFDIIPRFQRLFQSKHTAEDLIWHDTTRNKYGVLRHPADSHAWREIDNKFPEIKGDPRNLRLAVSTDGVDVNTGTKHHSGKRTWDAYAQEMFTLRAVVLWTINDYPALGTLCGCRYAGYHGCVVCRKKTHSIRLHDSNKNVYVGYRRFLPYEHPFRRQKGEFGGKQEWETAPEPMTGEEIYEERLLRYWRYNDVQHCIDFMHVEKNVGQSLVGTLLHNGNTKDGLNDRKDLVRLGLKSELHPKTDDKGTILPAACYTLTTEEKDIFLETLSELRVPEGYCSDFSTLVNLKERNLIRLKSHDYHMLMQQFLPVAIRSIMPTPVRYAIIREVKLCGPVCFRWMYPFERCMKVIKGHVRNKNQPCGCIAEENVAEETIEIYFKVHPNNEFQVEKELADDRESILENLRWISHGPHYEVTKYTVYRINGYLFRTRSRDGRIHQNSGVSVAANDMHISRDDDVTYGKASYYGVFQEIWELDYCERKVHLFKCNWVDNKRGVKRDALGYKIVDLTIDDDGNDEEFSTVIFSGNDNILPSVDPQDLGKESRNDYFRTDCRDIQENESWFVVAIQHSTLSLSFDEVIFMSSDASISLTLEL, from the exons ATGGATCTACTGGTCTCTTTGCGTTTCAGAATGGATAAATCCTGGATGAGTACTGATAGAACGAAGAAACGTTATAGAGAAGGAGTTGCGGCGTTTCTGCGGTATGCTGTCAACCATCTCAAGGAAGAGGGTGAGACATATGATGAATTTCTTATGTTGTGTCCATGTACAGATTGTTTAAATCTCTGTGCATGCTCCGTTGGCGACATAGAAGATCATTTATTTGTAAATGGAATCGATCAAACGTATACTATTTGGAATAAGCATGGGGAAAAGGATGAGGCAATAACTAGTAGTAGTCCAGTTAACGTCAACAATGGTATGCACGCTGAATTTGAAATGGGAACTCCCACTGATGCTCCAGACGAAGATTTTGGAATGGGAACTCCCACTGATGCTCCAGACACTATAGATATGATGCAGGATGCAGAAGAGTTCGCAGATGACCCTATAAAGTTTAAAAAGTTACTTGAAAATGCTGAAAATCCCTTATACGAAGGATGTCCCAACTTCACAAAGTTGTCTGCAATTGTGCAGTTGTTTAAGTTGAAGAGTAAGCACGGTGCATCAGACAtgttttttaatgaattgttacCCTTGTTAAAGGACATGCTTCCCAAAGAAGGTAATTTAATGGCGAGGAGTACATATCAGgcaaagaaaatattgaaagcAATGGGTTCAGGGTACACAAAGATACATGCATATATCAACAACTGCATTCTTTATTGGAATGAGTACAAGGATGAAAAAGTGTGTCCTACTTGTAAAGCACCCAGATGGAAAGTTGACAGGGATGGTAAAGTTTACGAGAATGTTCCAACAAAGGTATTGTGGTACTTCGACATCATCCCAAGATTTCAGCGGCTGTTTCAATCGAAGCACACAGCAGAAGATTTGATATGGCACGATACCACTAGAAACAAATACGGTGTTTTACGTCATCCGGCAGACTCACATGCTTGGAgagagatagataacaagttcccAGAAATTAAAGGTGATCCAAGAAATCTGCGGTTAGCTGTTTCGACTGATGGAGTTGATGTAAACACAGGCACCAAACATCACAGT GGAAAGAGAACATGGGATGCATATGCCCAAGaaatgtttactctacgtgcagTTGTTTTGTGGACGATAAACGATTATCCTGCTCTTGGTACACTATGTGGTTGTCGTTACGCTGGATATCATGGTTGTGTGGTGTGTCGGAAAAAAACGCACAGTATTAGGCTtcatgactcaaacaagaatgttTATGTTGGTTATAGAAGATTTTTACCCTATGAGCATCCGTTCAGAAGGCAGAAGGGGGAATTTGGCGGAAAACAAGAGTGGGAGACTGCTCCAGAACCAATGACCGGGGAAGAAATATATGAGGAG AGACTACTTAGATATTGGCGCTATAATGATGTCCAACATTGTATTGATTTCATGCATGTCGAAAAGAATGTGGGACAAAGTCTTGTTGGAACGTTGCTGCACAAcgggaatacaaaagatggattaaACGACAGAAAGGATTTGGTGCGTTTGGGGTTAAAATCGGAGTTACACCCTAAGACAGATGACAAAGGAACGATACTTCCCGCAGCATGTTATACATTAACTACGGAAGAAAAAGACATATTCTTGGAGACACTATCCGAGTTAAGAGTTCCAGAAGGGTATTGTTCGGATTTTTCCACCCTTGTGAACCTAAAAGAGCGTAATCTAATCAGACTCAAATCACATGATTACCATatgcttatgcaacaatttttgccCGTCGCTATTCGATCAATTATGCCTACACCTGtgagatatgctattatcag ggaagtgaagTTATGCGGTCCGGTttgctttcgatggatgtatcctttCGAAAGGTGTATGAAGGTTATAAAGGGGCATGTGAGAAACAAGAATCAACCTTGTGGATGCATTGCCGAAGAGAATGTTGCAGAAGAGACGATTGAGATATATT TCAAGGTTCATCCTAATAATGAATTTCAGGTTGAAAAAGAGTTGGCAGACGACAGAGAAAGTATCTTAGAGAACTTAAGATGGATATCACACGGCCCGCACTACGAGGTAACGAAATACACTGTATATCGCATCAATGGATATCTATTCCGCACAAGATCCCGTGATGGTAGAATTCACCAGAATAGTGGGGTTAGCGTTGCAGCAAATGACATGCACATATCTAGAGATGATGACGTTACATATGGTAAAGCCTCTTATTATGGTGTCTTTCAAGAGATATGGGAGTTAGATTACTGTGAAAGAAAAGTTCATCTGTTCAAGTGCAATTGGGTTGATAATAAACGTGGGGTCAAAAGAGATGCTCTTGGCTACAAGATTGTTGACCTTACTAT AGATGACGATGGCAACGATGAGGAATTCAGTACAGTAATCTTTTCTGGGAATGATAATATCTTGCCGTCTGTAGATCCACAAGACTTGGGTAAAGAATCCCGAAATGATTACTTCCGAACTGACTGCCGAG ATATCCAAGAGAATGAGagttg GTTCGTTGTGGCTATTCAACATTCTACATTGTCCCTGAGCTTTGACGAAGTCATTTTTATGTCATCAGATGCCTCTATAAGTTTGACACTCGAATTGTAG